The genomic interval CACAGAACAAGCCTGAGAAACCAGTGGCTGAATCAACAGGAGTAGCTACACCAAAACCGGACGAACCGGTGGTGGTATCTCCAAGACAGACCGTAACTGCGCCGATCAGCTTACCTGGAACAGTTGCTACATCAACGCCTTCCAAACCTGCTGAGGAACCGGTAGTTCACTCTCCTAAGCAGACTGTAAGCGCTCCGATAGATATTCCAACTACAGTTACTACTACACAGCACCCCGTTTCAGAACCGCTGGTAGCGAAAAATGAACCTGCAAGCGAGCCGGTGAAAGAACCGGTAAGCGAACCGGTGAAGACAACGCCTGGTAAGCGTACGCCTGTGAAGCAAGCGCCTGGTAAGAAGCCTGTGAAGACGCCTGTGGTAGTTGCAGCTCCTGTGGTAACGGCGCCGGAGCCGGTAGTAAAGTCTGAATATGAACCAGAACCGGTGGCAGAAAAACCGGTTGAGAAGATCGAAACAGTAGCGGTAGCACAGCCACAACAAACCAAACAGGACATCGAAATGTCAGAAATGGACCATGCTATCCAGAACAAAATGGAAAACATGGAGTTCTACTACGACTATAACAGCGCTATTCTGACCACTAAGTCAAGAAACCTGCTGGATAGGGTAGCGGTAGTACTGAACCAGTATCCTGACTGGAAACTGCAGATCCGTTCCTATACCGATAGCCGTGGTTCTGACGCCTATAATAAGGACCTCTCCGCTTTACGTTGTTATGCGGTAATTGAATACCTGGTGAGGAAAGGTGTAACTTCAAGCAGACTTTACTACGAGAATATCGGTAAAGATCCCAATGATCCATGCGGTAAAGGTGTACCTTGTACGGATGAACAATACATGCGCGCAAGACGTACCATGTTGAAAATCATTCACAAATAAGATTATACTGCTAAAAATAGTGAAACGCTCTCCCGGTATTGTACCGGGAGGGCGTTTTGCATATAACAAAAAAAATTATTTTTGGGATGGTACCATACCACGTTAGGTACGACACCTTTATAGAGAGTCTGGAAAAGAGCGAATTAAAAGACATTTTATATTAACCATACGCCTTAAAATACCATTTGCCTGTGAAGACCGGTCTTATATCTGCACATGTTTACTAAAAGAGCAACCTGACGTAATAACAACCTGTGGCTTGGATTATTGTAAGCAGAAATAAACCAGTAGTTCCATATCGTCTCAAAAAAACCATCATAAATGAAAGTAAATTTTACCTTTCGTAGCGCATTGTCATACCATCGCGTAAGACATGCATTGCTGGTGTTACTGCTCATGCTGGGTATATCCCCCCTCATGGCGCAGGTGAACCCGCAGGTGCCCGCAACGACAAAGAACCACAACAAACAGGTGATAGGATATATCACCCAATGGGATGCCTGGAAAGACGTGGCCGGCATCGTGCCCAAAGGAGGCTATAACCAGCTGAACGTGGATTATTCGCAGTACACCATCCTTAACTTCTCTTTTTTCGGTGTAGCGAAAGACGGTTCCCTGCACAGCGGGGATTTCCGCAATAAAAATATTTACCAGGTAGGCGCCGTACAGGAACCTGCCGCCCTGATAAATGAGGATATTTACAGCAGCTGGGACCTGTTCCTGCTGAAAGGTGAACTGGATGCTCCTTTATACTATATCTCTGAAGGTAGCTATGCCTACACCCTGGGATACCGTAACGAAGGCAGCGGCTGGAAAAATGTAAATACTGGCCAAACCGGCGCTTTCCCTTTATCTGTTCCCAAACAGGGCGGTGCACAGGGGCTGATTGACCTGGCACATGCCAAAGGCGTGAAAGTAATGGCGTCCATCGGTGGCTGGAGTATGTGTAAACACTACCCTGAAATGGCGGCTGATGCTACCAAACGCGCGAGGTTCGTAGCCAATTGCGTAGACCTGATCAACATGGGCTTCGATGGTATCGACTTCGACTGGGAATACCCCAACGATGCAGGTATGAACATCGAAAAGTACAGCACTGCCGACTTTAATAACTTCGCAGCACTGGTAGAAGCTGTGAGAGCAGCTATCGGTCCTAATAAACTGATCACTGCCGCTTTCGCCGCTGCCCCTGCTAAACTGCAGGGTTTTAACTGGTCACGTTTGAATAATTCAATGAATTATTACAACATGATGACCTACGACTACAATGGCGGATGGTCTAATAAAGCCGGTCATAATGCGCCACTGTATGATTATCCCGGCGCTGAATACAGCAACTTCTCTGTAGACGCTACCGTGAAAGCGCTGAAGGCCCTGGGCGTAAATATGTCCAAAGTGAACATCGGTGCTCCTTTCTATGGCCGTGGTGTTGTAACCAGCGGTACCGCTGCATTGAATGCCGCTACTACCAAACGTGCAGAAACAGTACAGCCCGATGGTCCTATCCAGACCTGCGCCGACTATACCAACTGGCAGAAAGACCTCTGGGATGGTACGCCTAACTACAGTTATATTCTGCAGCAGACAGGTTCCGGATGGACTGAAGGCTGGGACGATGTAGCAAAAGTACCATACAAAACAAAAGGCAATTATTTCCTGAGCTACGACAACGAGCGCTCTGTAGGAGAGAAAGCTAAATATATCAAGGACAATGGACTGGCAGGTGTAATTATCTGGCAGGTATTCGGTGACATGCTGAACATGACCAGCAACACCGTTGCTAAGGGCAAGCTTATCTATTGTCCTAATACTACTTCTCCGCTTGTAAACAAGATCAATGCTGTTTTTGCTGATGGCAGCACGCCAACCAACCAGCCGCCTTCAGTGAACCTGACAGCGCCAACTGCCAATGCAACATTTACAGCGCCAGCCAGCATCACTGTCAGCGCTAATGCTACAGACAGCGATGGCAGCATTGCAAAAGTACAGTTCTTCAATGGCGCTACCAGCCTGGGTACTGTTACAGCTGCTCCATTCAGCATTTCCTGGAGCAATGTAGCTGCAGGCACTTACAGCATCACTGCTGTAGCTACCGACAATGCAGGCGCTTCCACTACTTCATCTGTAGTATCTGTTACCGTGAAATCAGGTACGGTTGATCCTCCTCCTACCAATAAGGTAGTTGTAGGTTACTGGCATAACTGGAACCTGGCATCTGCTCCATATATCCGCTTACGCGATGTAGACAGCCGTTATAATGTGATAGAAGTAGCTTTCGGTACTACCGGCAGCGACTATTCAACTGTAAGCTTTACTCCGGAAGGAACTACCGTAGCAGATTTCAAAGCTGATATCGCTGCACTGCAGTCACAGGGTAGGAAAGTATTACTGTCACTGGGTGGAGAGAACGGCACATTGATGCTGGCTACAACTGCCAACAAACAGTCTTTCGTGACCAGCATGAAGAACCTGCTGGATACTTACAACTTCGACGGTTTTGATATCGATATTGAAGGTGGTACTTCTTTACAGCTGAACAATGGGGATAACAACTTCATGGCGCCAACTACGCCTAAAGTGGTGAACCTGATCGCAGCAGTGAAAGAGATCGTCTCTTATCGTCAGGCACAGGGTAAAAACTGCCTGCTGACAATGGCGCCTGAAACATATTACGTACAGACAGCCTACGGCGCTACCTATTCTCCGTTGGTAGGCGCTTATCTGCCTATCATCTACGGTTTGCGCAACGAACTGTCCTGGATACAGCCACAGCTGTACAATACCGGTTCTGTAATGGGCCTGGACAACAAAGTATACAGCTCATCAACAGCTGATTTCATCGTAGCCATGACCGAGATGCTGTTGCAGGGCTTCCCTGTATCAGGCACCAGCCAGACTTTCCCTGCACTGCGTGAAGACCAGGTAGCATTCGGTCTGCCTGCGGCTCCCGGTGCTGCCGGTAGCGGTTATACTGCACCTGCTGAAGTGAAAAAAGCGCTGAACTACCTGATGAAAGGACAATCTTACGGCGGCGGTTATACACTGCGTAAAGCAGGTGGATATGCCGGCCTGCGTGGTATCATGACATGGTCTGTAAACTGGGATAAAGTGAACAACAGCGAGTTCGCTGCCAACTACTATCCTTATTTCTTCGGTTCTACTCCGGGCAATCAGTCGCCGGTAGTGAACATCACTTCTCCGGCTGCAGGCGCTTCCTTCACTGCACCGGCCTCCATCACTATCACTGCAAGTGCATCTGATGCTGATGGTACTGTTTCTAAAGTTGAGTTCTATAATGGTGCGACCAAATTAGGTCAGGCCACCAGTGCTCCCTATACCTATACATGGACTAACGTAGCAGCAGGCACTTACAGCCTGACAGCCGTTGCTACTGATAACGGTGGTGCTGTTGCCACATCATCAGCAGTTTCCGTTACAGTGAACGGCACAGGTAGCAATACCTGCGATGGTATTGCTGCCTGGACCGCTACCGGTGTTTACACCGGCGAGCAGCAGGTAGTTTACAATGGAAAGATCTACAAGGCAAGATGGTGGACACAGGGCGAACAGCCTGATACGCACAGTGGTGCTGACCAGGTTTGGGCTTATGTACGTGATTGCGGCGGCACTAATCCCGGCAACCAGGCGCCGTCCGTAAGCATCACTTCACCTGCCAGCGGCGCCAGCTTCACAGCTCCTGCTACAGTAACCATCCAGGCTACTGCATCTGATGCTGACGGCACGGTTTCCAAAGTTGAATTCTTCAACGGCAGCACCAAACTGGGTGAAGCAACTGCAAGTCCTTACTCCTACACCTGGAGCAATGTTGCAGCTGGTTCTTACAGCATCACTGCTAAAGCTACCGACAATGGCAATGCTTCAACAACCAGCGGCGCAGTAACTATTACAGTAGGCGGCGGTGGCAACACCGGCAACTGTGCAGGCGTGCCAACTTACCAGACATACCCTGCGGTGTACAACATGGGCGATAAAGTGGTATACAACGGCAACCTGTATGAAAGCCTGTCCAACGGATTGTACAACGTAACGCCTGGTACCGCCGACTGGTGGTGGAAACCACTGGGTGCATGCGGAGCAAGCGCTGCTACGGTAGCGGCAGTATCTCCGGTACCTGATAACGTTGTGAATGAGAAAGTACTGGTATTCCCTAACCCGCTGACAGGTACTACACTGAAAGTACAGTTCAACGCTGCAGCAGGTGAAAAAGTACTGATCGAATTGTGGAGCACCGGTGGTAACGCCATCATCCGCAAACAATATATCGCAGGCGCTAAAGGCCAGCAAACAGTTGATCTGGATGTCTCCCAGGTACCGGCAGGTTCCTGGATACTGAAAACAAGTCATCTGAAGAGTGGTCGTAAGGGTACTGCGAAAGTAGTACGCCTGTAATACCTAACTTAGGAATCGGAAATCAGGAACTACAGGCCACGGCCGGTAGTTCCTGATTCCTGGTTTCTAATCGCTGTTTTCCTGATTATCTGTCAACCAACGAGCTGTCAACCATATCAAACGAGTGTCCT from Chitinophaga filiformis carries:
- a CDS encoding glycosyl hydrolase family 18 protein, whose translation is MKVNFTFRSALSYHRVRHALLVLLLMLGISPLMAQVNPQVPATTKNHNKQVIGYITQWDAWKDVAGIVPKGGYNQLNVDYSQYTILNFSFFGVAKDGSLHSGDFRNKNIYQVGAVQEPAALINEDIYSSWDLFLLKGELDAPLYYISEGSYAYTLGYRNEGSGWKNVNTGQTGAFPLSVPKQGGAQGLIDLAHAKGVKVMASIGGWSMCKHYPEMAADATKRARFVANCVDLINMGFDGIDFDWEYPNDAGMNIEKYSTADFNNFAALVEAVRAAIGPNKLITAAFAAAPAKLQGFNWSRLNNSMNYYNMMTYDYNGGWSNKAGHNAPLYDYPGAEYSNFSVDATVKALKALGVNMSKVNIGAPFYGRGVVTSGTAALNAATTKRAETVQPDGPIQTCADYTNWQKDLWDGTPNYSYILQQTGSGWTEGWDDVAKVPYKTKGNYFLSYDNERSVGEKAKYIKDNGLAGVIIWQVFGDMLNMTSNTVAKGKLIYCPNTTSPLVNKINAVFADGSTPTNQPPSVNLTAPTANATFTAPASITVSANATDSDGSIAKVQFFNGATSLGTVTAAPFSISWSNVAAGTYSITAVATDNAGASTTSSVVSVTVKSGTVDPPPTNKVVVGYWHNWNLASAPYIRLRDVDSRYNVIEVAFGTTGSDYSTVSFTPEGTTVADFKADIAALQSQGRKVLLSLGGENGTLMLATTANKQSFVTSMKNLLDTYNFDGFDIDIEGGTSLQLNNGDNNFMAPTTPKVVNLIAAVKEIVSYRQAQGKNCLLTMAPETYYVQTAYGATYSPLVGAYLPIIYGLRNELSWIQPQLYNTGSVMGLDNKVYSSSTADFIVAMTEMLLQGFPVSGTSQTFPALREDQVAFGLPAAPGAAGSGYTAPAEVKKALNYLMKGQSYGGGYTLRKAGGYAGLRGIMTWSVNWDKVNNSEFAANYYPYFFGSTPGNQSPVVNITSPAAGASFTAPASITITASASDADGTVSKVEFYNGATKLGQATSAPYTYTWTNVAAGTYSLTAVATDNGGAVATSSAVSVTVNGTGSNTCDGIAAWTATGVYTGEQQVVYNGKIYKARWWTQGEQPDTHSGADQVWAYVRDCGGTNPGNQAPSVSITSPASGASFTAPATVTIQATASDADGTVSKVEFFNGSTKLGEATASPYSYTWSNVAAGSYSITAKATDNGNASTTSGAVTITVGGGGNTGNCAGVPTYQTYPAVYNMGDKVVYNGNLYESLSNGLYNVTPGTADWWWKPLGACGASAATVAAVSPVPDNVVNEKVLVFPNPLTGTTLKVQFNAAAGEKVLIELWSTGGNAIIRKQYIAGAKGQQTVDLDVSQVPAGSWILKTSHLKSGRKGTAKVVRL